From a single Lolium rigidum isolate FL_2022 chromosome 7, APGP_CSIRO_Lrig_0.1, whole genome shotgun sequence genomic region:
- the LOC124674422 gene encoding uncharacterized protein LOC124674422: MDGRREGELEAHRWPTCPKEARERDPASTPAAILVLALIGATVTTAAVGQLRRTASWFYTQSSRSQQHVYWEDAPRGSNRYGDAWRYYRRTRETNEDQRERVERIRRMQDMFKKERSKCRDYRTRDGHNPSYNQHSRRDDWYGDTESSYANQRANFRSRPREAVSCSMSHHYSVLGLSRARSEPFSDAEIKNAFRRKAMEYHPDQNQNNKEVAEAKFKEVMISYEAIKLERQNGSC; the protein is encoded by the exons ATGGACGGCCGCCGCGAGGGCGAGCTGGAGGCGCACCGGTGGCCCACGTGTCCCAAGGAGGCGCGGGAGAGGGACCCCGCCTCCACACCAGCTGCAATCCTCGTCCTCGCCCTCATCGGCGCCACCGTCACCACCGCCGCC GTTGGTCAACTGCGCCGGACGGCTAGCTGGTTCTAcacccag TCTAGCAGGTCTCAACAACACGTCTACTGGGAAGATGCACCCCGGGGCTCGAACCGGTATGGTGATGCCTGGCGCTATTACCGGAGGACGCGTGAGACAAACGAGGATCAGAGGGAGAGAGTG GAACGCATCAGGCGCATGCAAGATATGTTCAAGAAGGAGAGAAGTAAATGCCGGGATTACAGGACTAGGGATGGCCATAATCCAAGCTATAATCAGCATAGTCGTAGGGATGACTGGTATGGGGACACAGAATCATCTTATGCTAATCAAAGAGCAAATTTTAGATCGAGACCCAGAGAAGCTGTGAGTTGCAGCATGTCACATCATTATTCTGTCTTGGGTCTAAGCAG GGCAAGATCAGAGCCATTTTCAGATGCTGAAATTAAG AATGCTTTTAGGAGAAAAGCCATGGAGTACCATCCAGACCAAAACCAAAACAACAAAG AGGTTGCTGAGGCAAAATTCAAAGAGGTGATGATTTCTTATGAAGCAATAAAATTAGAAAGGCAAAATGGAAGTTGCTAG